The following proteins are co-located in the Anser cygnoides isolate HZ-2024a breed goose chromosome 2, Taihu_goose_T2T_genome, whole genome shotgun sequence genome:
- the MTPAP gene encoding poly(A) RNA polymerase, mitochondrial, with amino-acid sequence MALRAGGRALRLLPGRLRAHGARLGSVGTAEAAEDTEVNTRKKTFTEVQTERLEQAERTVLIKCPSRLNEKKLLQYLSSHGKINSHFFFENRGIHALVEFSEKSSVASLQDVVGIPKAAEHHVVPFKSRLFTFTLKNPVTKAAQETPVHLSPQSHIPVNELIQKLYRADSISSQMYILLNEYQLTEENTKLRFLACSLVQDFARAYFPDSTVKPFGSSVNTFGKLGCDVDMFLDFHDTQEHATQMKKGPFEMEYQMKRLPSERLATQKILSVIGDCLDNFGPGCMSIQKILNARCPLVKFAHQPTGFQCDLSVSNSIAIKSSELLYIYGNLDSRVRALVFSLRCWARVHGLTNSVPGTWITNFSLTMMVMFFLQKRSPPIIPTLDQLKELADEKDKHIIGGNDCSFVSDLSKINPTKNTETLDELLCDFFEYFGNFDFRKNSLNLRRGKEVNKPESSPLYIWNPFEQDLNISKNVNQPQLEKFVAMARESAWILQKEDRTQRMINKEPWGLAALLTPFGKSNPNKMRRTKGLGSETIRSLLDSLKLSNASNLQKAVGK; translated from the exons ATGGCGCTGCGAGCGGGAGGGCGGGCGCTGCGCCTGCTGCCCGGCCGCCTCAGGGCGCACGGGGCGCGCCTCGGCTCCGTGGGGACCGCGGAGGCGGCGGAGG ATACTGAAGTCAATACCAGAAAGAAGACATTCACAGAGGTTCAGACAGAACGACTGGAGCAAGCGGAACgaactgttttaattaaatgccCATCAagacttaatgaaaaaaaattactgcagtATTTATCCAGTCATGGAAAAATTAACAGTCACTTCTTTTTTGAAAATCGG GGAATCCATGCTTTAGTagaattttctgaaaagagcagTGTAGCCTCATTACAGGATGTTGTTGGAATTCCGAAGGCTGCAGAGCATCATGTTGTCCCATTTAAATCTAGACTTTTTACCTTCACGCTGAAAAACCCAGTGACTAAAGCTGCTCAAGAAACGCCGGTTCATCTCTCCCCTCAATCTCACATTCCAGTGAACGAGCTTATTCAAAAACTTTATCGTGCGGACAGT atAAGCAGTCAAATGTACATTCTGCTGAATGAGTATCAGCTTACCGAAGAAAATACCAAGCTCCGATTTCTGGCCTGTTCCCTGGTTCAGGATTTTGCACGCGCATATTTTCCAGACAGCACAGTAAAGCCATTTGGCTCTTCGGTGAACACCTTTGGCAAACTGGGATGCGATGTGGACATGTTTCTGGACTTCCATGACACACAAGAGCATGCTACACAAATG AAAAAAGGTCCCTTTGAAATGGAGTATCAGATGAAAAGATTACCATCAGAAAGATTAGCAACTCAGAAAATTCTTTCTGTGATCGGTGATTGCCTTGATAATTTTGGTCCTGGATGTATGAGCATACAGAAGATACTCAATGCTCGCTGCCCCCTGGTGAAATTTGCCCACCAACCGACAGGATTCCAGTGTGATCTGTCCGTGAGCAACAG tattgcTATCAAAAGTTCAGAACTCCTGTATATCTATGGCAATCTTGATTCCCGTGTAAGAGCCCTGGTGTTCAGTTTGCGATGTTGGGCCCGCGTTCATGGACTTACCAACAGTGTTCCTGGTACCTGGATTACAAACTTCTCTCTAACCATGATGGTCATgttttttctgcaaaagagaTCGCCACCTATCATTCCAACACTAGACCAACTTAAAGAACTGGCAG ATGAAAAAGACAAGCATATAATTGGAGGAAATGATTGCTCATTTGTTAGTGATTTAAGCAAGATCAACCctacaaaaaatacagaaacacttG ATGAGCTGCTCTGTGACTTCTTCGAATATTTTGGAAACTTTGACTTCAGAAAGAATTCCTTAAATCTTCGACGG GGAAAGGAAGTAAATAAACCTGAATCGTCTCCTCTTTATATCTGGAATCCCTTTGAACAAGACCTTAATATCAGCAAGAATGTTAATCAGCCACAGCTGGAGAAATTTGTAGCTATGGCCCGAGAAAGTGCCTGGATTTTACAGAAGGAAGATAGAACTCAGCGAATGATCAATAAAGAGCCCTGGGGACTGGCAGCCCTACTAACACCATTTGGAAAAAGTAATCCAAACAAGATGAGAAGGACAAAGGGATTGGGAAGTGAAACAATCAGAAGCCTTTTAGACTCCTTAAAGTTAAGTAATGCAAGCAACCTACAAAAAGCAGTGGGAAAGTGA